In Crinalium epipsammum PCC 9333, the following are encoded in one genomic region:
- a CDS encoding aminopeptidase P family protein: MIIANNDVAETLLKRRQRLAELIDFPVILWSGCATPRNFPANLFPFRVSSHFLYFAGLPLENAAIRLEGGKLELFIDNPHPSSILWHGEMPTREEIAETMGADAAFPMAELGLKSVDAATIAVQDACTYLKQCDILDRAVSEASTPEGIDLKLAQAIASLRLTHDAGALAELRSSAACSVAVHKVGMAATRNAKTEAEVRGAMEGVIIAHNMTCAYGSIVTVHGEVLHNQHYHHPIQPGDLLLADVGAETATGWASDITRTWAVSGKFSSTQRDIYDLVLAAHDACIAKIYPGVEYQDIHLLAAKVIAQGLVDLGILKGNADDLVAMDAHALFFPHGVGHLLGLDVHDMEDLGDLAGYEQGRKRSDRFGLCYLRLNRPLRAGMLVTIEPGFYQVPGILNDSECREKYQDVVNWERLEQFSDVRGIRIEDDVLVTETGSEVLTAELPTDADSIEQMVKNT; this comes from the coding sequence ATGATTATAGCTAATAACGATGTTGCAGAAACACTTCTGAAAAGACGGCAACGACTAGCGGAATTAATTGATTTTCCGGTAATTTTATGGTCGGGATGTGCGACACCGCGCAATTTTCCCGCAAATTTATTTCCATTTCGCGTTAGTAGTCATTTTCTCTACTTTGCAGGTTTGCCTTTAGAAAATGCTGCAATTCGTTTAGAGGGTGGCAAGCTAGAATTATTTATAGATAATCCCCATCCTAGCAGTATTCTCTGGCATGGAGAGATGCCCACAAGAGAGGAAATTGCCGAGACTATGGGGGCGGATGCTGCTTTTCCTATGGCAGAATTGGGATTAAAATCTGTAGATGCTGCAACAATTGCGGTTCAGGATGCTTGTACTTATCTGAAACAATGTGACATTCTCGATAGAGCCGTTTCAGAGGCATCAACACCAGAGGGAATTGATTTAAAGTTAGCACAGGCGATCGCATCTCTACGTTTAACACACGATGCTGGCGCGTTAGCAGAATTACGTTCCTCGGCTGCTTGTAGTGTAGCAGTACACAAAGTAGGAATGGCAGCAACACGCAACGCCAAAACGGAAGCAGAAGTGCGTGGCGCAATGGAAGGTGTAATTATTGCCCATAACATGACTTGTGCTTATGGCAGTATTGTCACCGTTCATGGGGAAGTATTACACAATCAACATTATCATCATCCGATCCAACCAGGAGATTTATTATTAGCAGATGTTGGTGCAGAAACCGCAACAGGATGGGCTTCTGATATTACGCGCACTTGGGCTGTATCTGGTAAATTCTCCTCTACCCAACGAGATATTTATGATCTAGTTTTAGCTGCCCATGATGCTTGTATTGCAAAAATTTACCCTGGTGTTGAGTATCAGGATATTCATCTGTTAGCAGCAAAAGTTATTGCTCAAGGTTTGGTAGATTTAGGCATTCTTAAAGGCAATGCCGATGATTTAGTAGCAATGGATGCTCATGCTTTATTCTTCCCACATGGAGTAGGACATTTATTAGGTTTAGATGTCCATGATATGGAAGATTTGGGAGATTTAGCAGGGTATGAACAGGGGAGAAAAAGGAGTGATCGCTTTGGTTTATGCTATTTAAGATTAAACCGCCCTTTACGTGCAGGAATGCTAGTAACAATTGAGCCAGGATTTTATCAAGTTCCTGGTATTTTAAATGATTCAGAATGTCGTGAAAAATATCAAGATGTAGTGAATTGGGAGCGTCTTGAACAATTTAGCGATGTGCGTGGGATTCGCATCGAAGATGATGTTTTAGTGACAGAAACAGGAAGCGAAGTATTAACAGCAGAATTGCCAACGGATGCGGATAGTATTGAGCAAATGGTAAAAAATACGTGA
- a CDS encoding DUF4332 domain-containing protein, with protein MPSKSKIQRNTIQSYSWSIEQLAGLSKENQLQLLELGIKTTGELLQIAKTSTARLELANRLQLHIQYINKWVALADLARIPSVGCQYCGLLLHAGIASVSQLAQTPIHRLHPQILRLQVATMQRKDLCPSVEQVQQWIKQAQQTINN; from the coding sequence ATGCCTTCTAAATCTAAGATTCAGCGAAATACTATCCAATCATACAGTTGGTCAATTGAGCAACTAGCTGGTTTGAGCAAAGAAAATCAATTGCAACTACTAGAATTAGGTATTAAAACAACTGGTGAGTTACTGCAAATAGCCAAGACTTCAACCGCTAGGCTAGAACTAGCAAATCGTTTGCAGCTTCATATTCAATACATTAACAAATGGGTAGCATTAGCAGATTTAGCTCGTATTCCTAGTGTTGGCTGTCAATATTGTGGCTTATTACTTCACGCTGGTATTGCTTCTGTATCTCAACTAGCTCAAACTCCTATACATAGATTACACCCACAAATTTTGCGATTGCAAGTAGCGACGATGCAACGCAAGGATCTTTGTCCTTCAGTTGAGCAGGTGCAACAATGGATTAAACAAGCACAACAAACAATTAACAATTAA
- a CDS encoding TetR/AcrR family transcriptional regulator, which yields MRIFHQPPQSEEQTRTKILKAAQKLFARQGYDGTTTKDLAQGAGVAEGTLFRHFANKKAILIEVATQGWVDLLTDLLTELSEMANYQSVAQLMYRRMLNLRENTDMMRVCFMEAQFHPELRDRIQSEVISKMTDVAEAFFQTAMDRGIYRQMNPKIVAQVFLGMFVIAGFSHETLVQPGASVFEMKEMAEGLADIFLNGVLAKNN from the coding sequence ATGCGAATTTTTCATCAACCCCCTCAGTCAGAGGAACAGACGCGCACTAAAATTTTAAAAGCGGCTCAAAAATTATTTGCACGGCAAGGGTATGATGGCACAACTACGAAAGATTTAGCTCAAGGTGCAGGGGTAGCAGAAGGCACTTTGTTTCGACATTTTGCGAATAAGAAGGCGATTTTAATTGAAGTAGCTACGCAAGGATGGGTAGATCTGCTTACTGATTTGTTGACAGAATTGAGCGAGATGGCTAACTATCAATCTGTTGCTCAGTTAATGTATCGGCGGATGTTAAATTTACGAGAAAATACCGATATGATGCGGGTTTGTTTTATGGAGGCGCAGTTTCACCCAGAATTGCGCGATCGCATTCAGTCAGAAGTGATTAGTAAAATGACTGATGTTGCTGAAGCCTTCTTTCAAACAGCAATGGATCGTGGCATTTATCGTCAGATGAATCCTAAAATAGTTGCTCAAGTATTTTTAGGAATGTTTGTAATTGCTGGCTTTAGTCACGAAACTCTTGTACAGCCCGGAGCATCTGTTTTTGAAATGAAGGAAATGGCGGAAGGATTAGCTGATATTTTTCTCAATGGTGTCTTAGCAAAAAACAATTAA